One region of Syngnathus scovelli strain Florida chromosome 15, RoL_Ssco_1.2, whole genome shotgun sequence genomic DNA includes:
- the mat2b gene encoding methionine adenosyltransferase 2 subunit beta isoform X2, with protein sequence MPGFQSGQLEQEDSPAGGPRVLVTGASGLLGRAVLKEFRKRGCAVTGTAYRRAGARLLHCDLTDEDAVKQLLSQCKPQVVVHCAAERRPDVVERHPEAADNINVHATAVIAREAACRGSFLLYISSDYVFDGRHPPYGQDDAPNPVNAYGRSKMEGERQMLQHCARSAVLRVPVLFGEVESPSESAVTALWPKVLQGAAAESCPLDHCQPRFPTHTRDVAAVCWNICRAAASDGSIRGMFHYSGKEQMTKYEMALAMARAFNLPSAHLIPLTEQPAAEAARRPHNPRLDCSRLEVLGLSVEPRPFVSAVSDCLWPFTPDKRWRQTVFH encoded by the exons ATGCCAGGATTTCAATCGGGACAACTTGAG CAGGAGGATTCTCCGGCGGGGGGTCCCCGTGTCCTGGTGACGGGAGCTAGCGGTCTCCTGGGCCGCGCCGTCCTCAAGGAGTTCCGGAAACGCGGCTGCGCCGTGACGGGGACGGCGTACCGCAGGGCCGGCGCGCGCCTTCTTCACTGCGACCTCACCGACGAGGACGCCGTCAAGCAGCTCCTGAGTCAGTGCAAG CCTCAGGTGGTAGTCCACTGTGCGGCAGAGCGTCGGCCAGACGTGGTAGAGCGCCACCCGGAGGCGGCCGACAACATCAACGTTCACGCCACCGCTGTCATTGCCAGGGAGGCCG CATGTCGCGGCTCCTTCCTGTTATACATAAGCAGCGACTACGTTTTCGACGGCCGGCATCCGCCTTACGGCCAAGACGACGCCCCCAATCCCGTCAATGCGTACGGACGCAGCAAGATGGAAGGCGAGCGACAAATGTTGCAGCACTGCGCAC GCTCGGCAGTTCTGCGTGTTCCGGTCCTGTTCGGCGAGGTGGAGTCTCCGTCGGAGAGCGCCGTGACGGCGCTGTGGCCCAAAGTCCTGCAGGGGGCGGCGGCCGAGAGCTGCCCGCTTGACCACTGCCAGCCGAGGTTCCCCACGCACAcgcgagacgtcgccgccgtctGCTGGAACATCTGCCGCGCTGCCGCTTCG GACGGTTCTATCCGCGGAATGTTCCATTATTCGGGTAAGGAGCAGATGACCAAATATGAGATGGCGCTGGCCATGGCTCGGGCCTTCAACCTTCCGTCCGCTCACCTCATCCCG CTAACGGAACAGCCTGCGGCGGAGGCGGCTCGGCGCCCGCACAACCCTCGCCTGGACTGTTCCCGTCTGGAGGTGCTGGGCCTCAGTGTGGAGCCGCGACCGTTCGTCTCCGCTGTCAGCGACTGCCTGTGGCCTTTCACCCCAGACAAACGCTGGAGGCAGACCGTCTTTCACTGA
- the mat2b gene encoding methionine adenosyltransferase 2 subunit beta isoform X3: MNHLTIDFKPGHVQLLQQEDSPAGGPRVLVTGASGLLGRAVLKEFRKRGCAVTGTAYRRAGARLLHCDLTDEDAVKQLLSQCKPQVVVHCAAERRPDVVERHPEAADNINVHATAVIAREAGSAVLRVPVLFGEVESPSESAVTALWPKVLQGAAAESCPLDHCQPRFPTHTRDVAAVCWNICRAAASDGSIRGMFHYSGKEQMTKYEMALAMARAFNLPSAHLIPLTEQPAAEAARRPHNPRLDCSRLEVLGLSVEPRPFVSAVSDCLWPFTPDKRWRQTVFH; the protein is encoded by the exons ATGAACCACCTGACGATTGATTTCAAGCCAGGACATGTGCAGCTGCTACAG CAGGAGGATTCTCCGGCGGGGGGTCCCCGTGTCCTGGTGACGGGAGCTAGCGGTCTCCTGGGCCGCGCCGTCCTCAAGGAGTTCCGGAAACGCGGCTGCGCCGTGACGGGGACGGCGTACCGCAGGGCCGGCGCGCGCCTTCTTCACTGCGACCTCACCGACGAGGACGCCGTCAAGCAGCTCCTGAGTCAGTGCAAG CCTCAGGTGGTAGTCCACTGTGCGGCAGAGCGTCGGCCAGACGTGGTAGAGCGCCACCCGGAGGCGGCCGACAACATCAACGTTCACGCCACCGCTGTCATTGCCAGGGAGGCCG GCTCGGCAGTTCTGCGTGTTCCGGTCCTGTTCGGCGAGGTGGAGTCTCCGTCGGAGAGCGCCGTGACGGCGCTGTGGCCCAAAGTCCTGCAGGGGGCGGCGGCCGAGAGCTGCCCGCTTGACCACTGCCAGCCGAGGTTCCCCACGCACAcgcgagacgtcgccgccgtctGCTGGAACATCTGCCGCGCTGCCGCTTCG GACGGTTCTATCCGCGGAATGTTCCATTATTCGGGTAAGGAGCAGATGACCAAATATGAGATGGCGCTGGCCATGGCTCGGGCCTTCAACCTTCCGTCCGCTCACCTCATCCCG CTAACGGAACAGCCTGCGGCGGAGGCGGCTCGGCGCCCGCACAACCCTCGCCTGGACTGTTCCCGTCTGGAGGTGCTGGGCCTCAGTGTGGAGCCGCGACCGTTCGTCTCCGCTGTCAGCGACTGCCTGTGGCCTTTCACCCCAGACAAACGCTGGAGGCAGACCGTCTTTCACTGA
- the mat2b gene encoding methionine adenosyltransferase 2 subunit beta isoform X1 yields MNHLTIDFKPGHVQLLQQEDSPAGGPRVLVTGASGLLGRAVLKEFRKRGCAVTGTAYRRAGARLLHCDLTDEDAVKQLLSQCKPQVVVHCAAERRPDVVERHPEAADNINVHATAVIAREAACRGSFLLYISSDYVFDGRHPPYGQDDAPNPVNAYGRSKMEGERQMLQHCARSAVLRVPVLFGEVESPSESAVTALWPKVLQGAAAESCPLDHCQPRFPTHTRDVAAVCWNICRAAASDGSIRGMFHYSGKEQMTKYEMALAMARAFNLPSAHLIPLTEQPAAEAARRPHNPRLDCSRLEVLGLSVEPRPFVSAVSDCLWPFTPDKRWRQTVFH; encoded by the exons ATGAACCACCTGACGATTGATTTCAAGCCAGGACATGTGCAGCTGCTACAG CAGGAGGATTCTCCGGCGGGGGGTCCCCGTGTCCTGGTGACGGGAGCTAGCGGTCTCCTGGGCCGCGCCGTCCTCAAGGAGTTCCGGAAACGCGGCTGCGCCGTGACGGGGACGGCGTACCGCAGGGCCGGCGCGCGCCTTCTTCACTGCGACCTCACCGACGAGGACGCCGTCAAGCAGCTCCTGAGTCAGTGCAAG CCTCAGGTGGTAGTCCACTGTGCGGCAGAGCGTCGGCCAGACGTGGTAGAGCGCCACCCGGAGGCGGCCGACAACATCAACGTTCACGCCACCGCTGTCATTGCCAGGGAGGCCG CATGTCGCGGCTCCTTCCTGTTATACATAAGCAGCGACTACGTTTTCGACGGCCGGCATCCGCCTTACGGCCAAGACGACGCCCCCAATCCCGTCAATGCGTACGGACGCAGCAAGATGGAAGGCGAGCGACAAATGTTGCAGCACTGCGCAC GCTCGGCAGTTCTGCGTGTTCCGGTCCTGTTCGGCGAGGTGGAGTCTCCGTCGGAGAGCGCCGTGACGGCGCTGTGGCCCAAAGTCCTGCAGGGGGCGGCGGCCGAGAGCTGCCCGCTTGACCACTGCCAGCCGAGGTTCCCCACGCACAcgcgagacgtcgccgccgtctGCTGGAACATCTGCCGCGCTGCCGCTTCG GACGGTTCTATCCGCGGAATGTTCCATTATTCGGGTAAGGAGCAGATGACCAAATATGAGATGGCGCTGGCCATGGCTCGGGCCTTCAACCTTCCGTCCGCTCACCTCATCCCG CTAACGGAACAGCCTGCGGCGGAGGCGGCTCGGCGCCCGCACAACCCTCGCCTGGACTGTTCCCGTCTGGAGGTGCTGGGCCTCAGTGTGGAGCCGCGACCGTTCGTCTCCGCTGTCAGCGACTGCCTGTGGCCTTTCACCCCAGACAAACGCTGGAGGCAGACCGTCTTTCACTGA